GTCCTCGAGCACCTCCGCGATCATGCGATCACCGAGCGCATAAACACCGCGCGCCGCTTCTTCGCCAGCGCTGGTCAGGCTGATGAGCGTCGCGCGGCGGTCACTCGGATCAGGTGCGCGCACAACCAGCCCGTCGGCCTCGAGGCGTCCGACGATCTTGCTCACGTGGGATGCACCGGTCGCCAGCACCTCGGAGAGTGCGGTTGGCCGCATCGGCCCCCACGCAAGGAGGTGCCTCAGCGTCGCATGAGACTGCTGGTCGATGGACTCGCCGCTCTTGGCGAGGATGTCGCCCTGGATGGCTGGCGAATCCCAGAGCAGGATGAGCGCGCTCAGGTTGGCGAGCAGGTCGGAGCGGTACGGGAAGTCGCTGGCTTGCAGTCGCCGGAGCGGCTCGCTAGTGCGGGGATCGTCCATGGGGGAAGTCTATCGAATTACTGTCGTGCAGGACAGCATCTGTGTTATTGTCCTGGAAGACAGTAAACGGCTGTCACTGAAAGCCGCGGATCGCGGCCGAAGAAGGAGAAGAGTCATGAGTTCCATCACCCTCCCGAAGCCCATCGAGGACTTCGTCAACGCCACGAACGCCCACGACCTCGACGGGGTGGTCGCCACCTTCGCCGATCAGGCGAGCGTCGGC
This genomic window from Antiquaquibacter oligotrophicus contains:
- a CDS encoding MarR family winged helix-turn-helix transcriptional regulator, with amino-acid sequence MDDPRTSEPLRRLQASDFPYRSDLLANLSALILLWDSPAIQGDILAKSGESIDQQSHATLRHLLAWGPMRPTALSEVLATGASHVSKIVGRLEADGLVVRAPDPSDRRATLISLTSAGEEAARGVYALGDRMIAEVLEDWSDADIREYTALTERFVGDAIASAARMLERGLLPPKG